A single genomic interval of Theropithecus gelada isolate Dixy chromosome 16, Tgel_1.0, whole genome shotgun sequence harbors:
- the KCTD2 gene encoding BTB/POZ domain-containing protein KCTD2 codes for MAELQLDPAMAGLGGGGGSGVGDGGGPVRGPPSPRPAGPTPRGHGRPAAAVAQPLEPGPGPPERAGGGGAARWVRLNVGGTYFVTTRQTLGREPKSFLCRLCCQEDPELDSDKDETGAYLIDRDPTYFGPILNYLRHGKLIITKELAEEGVLEEAEFYNIASLVRLVKERIRDNENRTSQGPVKHVYRVLQCQEEELTQMVSTMSDGWKFEQLISIGSSYNYGNEDQAEFLCVVSRELNNSTNGIVIEPSEKAKILQERGSRM; via the exons ATGGCGGAACTACAGCTGGACCCGGCGATGGCGGGGCTAGGAGGGGGCGGCGGGAGCGGGGTGGGCGACGGGGGTGGCCCAGTCCGCGGGCCCCCCAGCCCACGCCCGGCTGGCCCCACGCCCCGCGGGCACGGCCGCCCGGCTGCCGCCGTCGCACAGCCGCTGGAGCCGGGTCCCGGACCACCCGAGCGGGCAGGGGGCGGCGGCGCGGCCCGCTGGGTCAGGCTGAACGTGGGAGGCACCTACTTCGTGACCACCAGACAGACCTTAGGCCGCGAGCCCAAGTCATTCCTCTGCCGCCTCTGCTGCCAGGAGGACCCGGAGCTGGACTCAGACAAG GATGAGACAGGGGCATATCTGATTGACAGGGACCCCACCTACTTTGGTCCTATCCTAAACTACCTCCGCCATGGGAAACTCATCATTACTAAGGAGTTGGCAGAAGAAG GTGTGCTGGAGGAAGCGGAGTTTTACAACATCGCGTCCCTTGTGCGGCTGGTTAAGGAAAGGATACGGGACAATGAGAACAGAACTTCACAA GGCCCCGTGAAGCACGTGTACAGAGTCCTGCAGTGTCAGGAAGAAGAGCTCACACAGATGGTGTCCACGATGTCTGACGGCTGGAAATTCGAACAG CTCATCAGCATTGGATCTTCCTATAACTACGGCAATGAGGATCAGGCAGAATTCCTCTGTGTTGTCTCCAGAGAACTAAATAATTCTACCAACGGCATCGTCATAGAGCCGAGCGAAAAGGCGAAG ATTCTTCAGGAGAGAGGATCGCGGATGTAA